The Streptomyces sp. NBC_00286 nucleotide sequence GTCGACCGCGATCCGAGTCGGCACCCGATCGCCCAGGTGGCACTGGACGTGCGGCCCACGCCCGTCACCGAAGAAGCGGAGCCGGCCCGGTGCCTCAGGTCCGAGCCCGTGGCGTCGCCCCGTTCCCCTTTCGACCTGTCCGTGACCGTCATCGATACGGGCCGGGCGTACAACGTCGGCTTCTCCTGCAACGCCGACCTGTTCACCGCCGACGCCCACACACGCATGGCAGGCCACTTCCGCCGATTGCTGGACGAGGGGCTCGGGGATCCCGAGCGGCCGCTGTCCCAACTGGACCTGCTTGGCCCGCAGGAGCGGCACACCGTCACCGCCGACGACATGCGGCCCACTCCCGAGGCCACGGTGCTCGACCTCTTCGAGCGGCAGGTGGCCGCCGCCGGCGACGCGATCGCCCTGTGGAACCCGCCGTACCGGCGGACGTACGCCGAGCTGGACACAGAGGCCCAGCAGGTGGCGGGCCATCTGGTCGGCCTCGGTGTACGGCCGGACGACCGGGTCGCCCTCCTCCTGCCGCGCGGCCCGGAGCAGGTCGTGGCGATGTTGGCCGTTCTCAAGGCAGGCGGCGCCTACGTTCCGCTCGACCCCGCCCATCCGCGGGAGCGGACGGAGTTCGTCCTGCGGGACAGCGAGGCACAGCTGGTGCTGACCGATCAGCAGCTGTCTGTCCGGCTTCCCGACGGGATCCGGCGTCTGCACCTGGATCTGCCGCTGCCCGCCACGAGCGGACGCCCGCCGCGGTCGGCGACGGTCCTGCCGGACAGCCTCGCGTACATCATCTACACGTCGGGGTCCACCGGCGTGCCGAAGGGAGTAGCGGTCACCCACCGCTGTGTCGTCCGGCTGGTGTCCGGCCTGGACCAGGTCGAGGTGAGTCCGGACGACACGCTACTGATGCTCGCCCCCACGGCCTTCGACGCGTCCACCTTCGAGGTGTGGCACGCGCTGTGCCACGGGTCCCGGCTGGCGATCCATCCCCCTGGCCCGATCGGCCCCCGCGAACTCGGCGGGGAGCTGGAGCGGTTGGGGGTGACCGTTCTGTGGCTGACGGCCCAGCTGGCCAACCTGGTGGCAGACGTGCACCCACAGGCACTGGAGCTGGTGCGCACCTTGGTCGTCGGTGGTGAGGCGCTGTCCGTGCCGCATCTGCGGGCGCTGCTGGACGGTCGTCCCGGCCTGCGCATCGTCAACGGCTACGGCCCCACCGAGACAACCACCTTCGCCACGACGCATCCCGTCGTGCCGGAGGAGCTCGACGAGGCCACCAGGGTCCCGATCGGCCGCCCGATCGGCGGCACCCGCTGCTACGTCGTCGACGAAGCCGGAAACCCGGTGCCGGTGGGGATCGTCGGGGAGCTGCTGGTCGGCGGTGCCGGCGTGGCCCGGGGATACCTGCGTCGCCCCGGCCTGACCGCCGAACGGTTCGTGCCCGACCCGTTCGGGCCGCGGGGCGGCCGGCTGTATCGCACCGGGGATCTGGCACGCCGACGTGCCGACGGCGTCATCGAGTTCGCAGGCCGCATCGACGACCAGGTCAAGCTACGCGGCTTCCGCATCGAACCGGGCGAGGTCCGGGCCGTCCTGGTCTGTCATTCGGCCGTACGCGACGCCTTCGTCACCGTGAGCGGCAGTGGGCTGGCGGCCGAGCTCGTCGCCTACGTGGTGGCGGACGAGCAGTGTCCCGCGGACGGCGGCGCACTGCGGGCGTATCTGCTCGAACGGCTGCCCGAGCCGCTGGTGCCGGGGAGGTTCGTGTCCCTGGAGCGCCTGCCGCTGACGCCCAACGGAAAGGTGGACCGCCGGGCGCTGCCCGGACAGAGCGGCCCGCCGCAGCGCCGGGCCCCCGGCTCGCCGCCGGTCTCGGAGTGGGAGAAGACGGTCAGTGACGTCTGGGCCACGGTGCTCGGCCGATCGCCCTACGTGGGCGAGGACTTCTTCGCGCTCGGCGGCACCTCCCTCGACCTGCTGAGGGTGGCCGCCGAGCTGACTGCGCGGTGCGGCACCACCGTGGCGCCGCGCACCCTGGTCGGTGCGCGCACCGTGGCGGAACTCGCCGCGGCGCTGGAAGGAGCGGCCACGGTCAGCGCATCGGACCACCAGTGACGTACAGCATGTGCCCGGAGACGAACCCCGCGTTCTCGCCGACGAGGAACGCGACGGCGTGCGCCACGTCCTCGGGCTGCCCCACCCGCCGCACCGGGGTCTGCGCGGCCACCATCTGCTGGAACCGGTCGAATTCCATGCCCATCCGCGCAGCCGTCCGCGCAGTCATGTCGGTGACGATGTAACCGGGGGCCACCGCGTTCACGGTCACGCCGTAGGGCCCCAGTTCGATGGCGAGCGTCCGGGTCAGACCGTCGATCCCGGCCTTCGCGGCGGAGTAGTTGGCCTGGTCACGGTTGCCCAGCGCCGAGGAGCTGGAGAAATTGACGATGCGTCCCCAGCGCTGTTCGAGCTGGTAGGGACGGATGGCCTGGCACATCAGGAACGGTCCGCGGAGGTTCACGTCGACGACGGAGTCCCAGTCGTCCAGCGACAGGTCCTCCATCGGCCGGTCCCTGATGACGCCAGCGTTGTTGACCAGGATGACCGGCGGACCGAGCTCACCCGCCACGTCGGCCAGCGCGCCCTTGACCTGGTCGGGGTCGCCGACGTCGGCGACGACAGGGTGGGCCCTGCCCCCGGCCGCGCGAACGCGTTCCGCGGTGGCCTCAGCGGTCTCGGCGTCGACGTCGAGGACGCCGACCGCGGTACCTTCGGCGGCCAGGCGCAGCGCCGTGGCGGCGCCGATGCCACGCCCTGCACCGGTGACGACCGCTACACGCGGTGACGTCATGTTTCCCTCGATTCCATCCGCAGACGCAGGCTCAACGGCCGCATGTCGGTCCAGACCTCCTCGATATGGGCCAGGCACTCCTCCTTGGAGCCGCGCGGACCACTCTCCCGCCAGCCGGCCGGGACGTCCCGGCTCACCGGCCAGATCGAGTACTGCTCCTCGTCATTGACAACGACGGTGTACGACGTCACGTGGATGGATCCTCGTCTCTCGTGGCCGGTCCGGACGCGTGCGGCTCGGTCAGGGCGGTGCGGATGACGCGCGCCACCTCCTCGCCCTGCTCGACCAGGTAGAAGTGGTCCCCGGGCAGCAGATGCGAGACACAGGCGCCTCGGGTGACGGTGGCCCACTCGTTCAGGTCCCAACCGGCCGGCGTGGAGTCGTCCTTGCCGTTCAGAACCGTGATCGGCGCCCGCACCGGCGGCCCGGCCACGACGCCGCTCAGCACCAGCCCCAGATCGGCCCGCATCACCCGCAGCACCATCTCCCGCAGTTCGGGATGGCGCAGCAGCATCTCGTAGTTGGGGGCGCCGGTCCCGCCGAGCGCGTCCAGGATGACCTCATCGGACGCGTCCTTCGGGAACGTCGCCGTCGGCCGCTGGGACGGCCCGCCGTGGCCGGACACGAACACGTGCGCCACCGGAATGCCGGCTCCCTCCAGAGCACGGCACAGGTTGACCGCGAGCACCGCGCCCATGCTGTGTCCGAAGACCGCGATCCGGCGGAACCCGGCCCGGGAGACCATGTCGGCGAGCTCGGCGATGAGCGTCGGCTGATCCGTGAACGGAGGCTCGCTCAGGCGCGTCTCCCGGCCCGGCAACTGCACGGGCACCACGTCCACGTCCGGCTCGGCCCCGGCCAGCCAGCCGCGGTAGCTCGACGCGTTGCCACCGCTGTGCGGCAGAGCCAGCAGCTGGATGTCGCCCCACGGACGGTCGAGACCGCCGAGGAACCAGCGGTCCAGGTCGCCCGAGTCGCCACCGGGTTCGGCACCGGTTCTCATGGTCCACCTCCGTAGTCGGCCCGATGCGGATACGTCATGACAGCCCGTCCCGGCCGAGTTCGGACAGGCGCCTTCGAGGGTCGACCAGCGCGGCGCGCAACGTCCGGCCGAAGTCGTCCACCACGCTCCGTGCGATCGACTCCGTCAGCACGTCCGCGTTGAACTCGACCGTGCAGCTCAGGGCCGAGCCCCGGCGGACGATGGCGATGTCCAGGTCGAACTTGGCCGTGCCTGTGTCGACGTTGGTCACCTCGACCGCCAGTCCGGTCAGCTCCGGCGCCGCGGCCGTGGTGTCGTCGACGTAGAAGACCACGTCGATCAATGGTGTGCGGCCCAGTGTGCGGCTCGGCAGGAGTTCCTCCACGAGCCTGTCGAACGACACCTCCTGGCGGGCGTAACCGGCCAGGGCGGTCTCGCGCGTGCGAGCCAGCAGCTCGGCGAAGGACGGGTCGCCCGACAGGTCGGCCCGCAGGACCAACGTGTTGACGAAGAACCCGATCAGCGGTTCCAGTTCGGGGCGCGACCGCAGGGACACCGGGGTGCCGACCCCGAAGTCCTCCTGCCCGGTGAGTCGGCCGAGGGTGACGTTCAGCGCGGCGAGCAGCACCATGAACTCGGTCGCCCCGTGTACCCGGGCCACCGCGCCCAGCCGAGAGGTGTCCGCCGGGTCCAGCAGAGCGGCCCGGTGCCGGCCGCCCGCGCCGCTGCGCACGCGGGGCCGCGGGTGACCGGTGGGCAGCTGGAGGGTGGGCAGGCCGCGGAGCTGCTCCCGCCAGTACTCCAGATCGAGCCGCTCGACCGTCGCACCACGCTGCCGCTGCCGCTGCCGCTGCCAGAGGGCGTAGTCGGCGTACTGGACCGGCAGCGCCCCCAGGGCACCCGGTCGCCCCGCGAGGTGCGCCCCGTACACCTCTCCCACCTCGGCGAACAGGAGCCGGAAGGACTCGGCGTCGGCCGCCGCGTGGTGCACCACCAAGCAGAGCAGGTGTTCCTCCGCCGTGACCCGCAGCAACTCGGCGCGGATCAACGGGGCCCGGTCCAGCCGGAACGGTTTCCGCGCCGCCGCGACCGCGGCCTCCTCCGCCCTGGCCCGCGCCTCGGCGACGGGCAGGTGCGACAGGTCGGTCTCGTGCAGCTCGAAGACACTGGCGGGCTCGACCACCTGCACCGGCAGCCGGTCGTCACCCAGCACGAACCGGGAGCGCAGCACTTCATGACGCTCCACCACCTCGACCAGCGCCGAGCGCAACGCGTCGGTGTCCAGCCGACCGCGCAGCCACACATGCACCGGCACGTTGTAGTCGGCGCTGCCAGGGTGCAACTGATCGAGGAACCACAGACGCTGCTGGTCCACCGACAGCGGCGCCGGGCCGGCGTGCGGCCGGGGGCGCACCGGGGAACCCGCACCGTCGGCGACGGCGGGTGCCTCCGCCACGGCCTCCGCCAGCTCGCCGACCCGCCGGTGCTCGAAGAACGTCCGCACCGAGAGCTCCACGCCGCATTCCGAGCGCAGCCGGGCCACGACCCGCGCCGCCTGGTACGAGTTGCCGCCGACCACGAAGAAGTCATCGTCGACGCCGAACCCGTCGTGCTCGAGCACTTCCGCCCACACCGCATGGACCGCCTTCTCCCACTCGGTACGCGGCGGCCGGCCCGCGCTGTCGGGGCGCGGCCTGCGCGGCGCGGGCAGTCGTGCCGTGTCCACCTTGCCGTTGGGCGACAACGGCAGCTCGCCGAGCCGCGTGATCGTCGCGGGGACCATGTAGTCGGGCAGCTGCCCCCGCGCATGGTGGAACAAGTCCTCGACGTCGACACCGTCGCCATCGGCGACGACGTACGCCGCCAGCTCCGCCGCCGCGCCCCGACCCTGCCGCAGCACGTGGGCGTCCCGCACCGCGGTGTGCCGGCGGAGCACGGTGGCGACCTCCGCGAGCTCGATGCGGTAGCCGCGGATCTTGACCTGATCGTCGTCCCGGCCGAGGAAGTGCAGGGTGCCGTCCGGCAGCCAGCGCACGATGTCCCCGGTGCGATAGACGCGCTGCCCGACAGGGCCGAACGGGTCCGGAACGAAGCTGTCCGCGGTCAGGGACCGCGCCCCGAGGTAGCCGCGGGCGAGACCTCGCCCGCCGATCCACAGCTCTCCGGGCACGCCGATCGGCAGCAGCTCGCCGTCCCTGCCGACCACGTACACCCGCGTGTCGCCGACCGGCCGGCCGAGCGGTACGGGGGTGGCGTCCTCGGCCGGTGCAGAGGCTATGTGGTGGAGGGTGGTGTTCGTGGTGGACTCGGTGGGGCCGTAGCAGTTGAGAAGCCGCAGACCGGGCAGCGCGCGCAGCAGCCGGCGCAGGTGCGGCACGGACGGCGCCTGGCCGCCGATGCCCAACTGCCGTACACCCGCGAACAGATGGGGATCGGTGTCGATGGTCAGCTGCGCCAGCGCGGCCGACAGCCACAGGACGGACACCTGGTGTCTGCGGATGGCTGCGCCGAGGTCGACCGGGTCGATCAGTCGCTCCGCGGGCACCGCGAGGGACGCCCCGTGCGCCAGGGGCAGCCAGATGTCCAGGTTGGAGGCATCGAAGTTGGT carries:
- a CDS encoding non-ribosomal peptide synthetase, translating into MPRPDSPLSDAQQRQWVADQLVTDPPDHVVLGWRVRGPLDMTALRSALTALMDRHPQLRTRLDAAEAVPRRTVSAALEYELTVVGQLPGEDGPDAVETVIQRPFNLTGGPLVRAVVSNSVDDAALTLAVPRIVCDPYSAGLLQADLASLYRAALTGAPPPAPQTPSVPAQGPTPDQLDDQIRFWQRRLADLPILADLPTDLPRPPVHTQRARTVFLDVPHDAVRRLGGQRGSGTAEFSVFGAALAALLARYSRSRDVAFATQTPGARQAGGETTVGCIANLLTLRVDVADAPSLRTLVDRVHRAVGDAVENSAVPFQRLIGHLDVDRDPSRHPIAQVALDVRPTPVTEEAEPARCLRSEPVASPRSPFDLSVTVIDTGRAYNVGFSCNADLFTADAHTRMAGHFRRLLDEGLGDPERPLSQLDLLGPQERHTVTADDMRPTPEATVLDLFERQVAAAGDAIALWNPPYRRTYAELDTEAQQVAGHLVGLGVRPDDRVALLLPRGPEQVVAMLAVLKAGGAYVPLDPAHPRERTEFVLRDSEAQLVLTDQQLSVRLPDGIRRLHLDLPLPATSGRPPRSATVLPDSLAYIIYTSGSTGVPKGVAVTHRCVVRLVSGLDQVEVSPDDTLLMLAPTAFDASTFEVWHALCHGSRLAIHPPGPIGPRELGGELERLGVTVLWLTAQLANLVADVHPQALELVRTLVVGGEALSVPHLRALLDGRPGLRIVNGYGPTETTTFATTHPVVPEELDEATRVPIGRPIGGTRCYVVDEAGNPVPVGIVGELLVGGAGVARGYLRRPGLTAERFVPDPFGPRGGRLYRTGDLARRRADGVIEFAGRIDDQVKLRGFRIEPGEVRAVLVCHSAVRDAFVTVSGSGLAAELVAYVVADEQCPADGGALRAYLLERLPEPLVPGRFVSLERLPLTPNGKVDRRALPGQSGPPQRRAPGSPPVSEWEKTVSDVWATVLGRSPYVGEDFFALGGTSLDLLRVAAELTARCGTTVAPRTLVGARTVAELAAALEGAATVSASDHQ
- a CDS encoding SDR family NAD(P)-dependent oxidoreductase codes for the protein MTSPRVAVVTGAGRGIGAATALRLAAEGTAVGVLDVDAETAEATAERVRAAGGRAHPVVADVGDPDQVKGALADVAGELGPPVILVNNAGVIRDRPMEDLSLDDWDSVVDVNLRGPFLMCQAIRPYQLEQRWGRIVNFSSSSALGNRDQANYSAAKAGIDGLTRTLAIELGPYGVTVNAVAPGYIVTDMTARTAARMGMEFDRFQQMVAAQTPVRRVGQPEDVAHAVAFLVGENAGFVSGHMLYVTGGPMR
- a CDS encoding MbtH family protein, with the protein product MTSYTVVVNDEEQYSIWPVSRDVPAGWRESGPRGSKEECLAHIEEVWTDMRPLSLRLRMESRET
- a CDS encoding thioesterase II family protein → MRTGAEPGGDSGDLDRWFLGGLDRPWGDIQLLALPHSGGNASSYRGWLAGAEPDVDVVPVQLPGRETRLSEPPFTDQPTLIAELADMVSRAGFRRIAVFGHSMGAVLAVNLCRALEGAGIPVAHVFVSGHGGPSQRPTATFPKDASDEVILDALGGTGAPNYEMLLRHPELREMVLRVMRADLGLVLSGVVAGPPVRAPITVLNGKDDSTPAGWDLNEWATVTRGACVSHLLPGDHFYLVEQGEEVARVIRTALTEPHASGPATRDEDPST